From Candidatus Omnitrophota bacterium, the proteins below share one genomic window:
- the truB gene encoding tRNA pseudouridine(55) synthase TruB, which translates to MSDPDGILLVDKPVGMTSHDMIDLIRRNFGIKKAGHAGTLDPAATGLLVILTGKATKLSLKFMSGDKEYEAVITLGRKTDSGDAEGKVLAETAYAHITAEKIRDVFKGFEGETGQVPPMFSAIQIKGKRLYQLARRGEEVPREPRNINIKELRITVIELPLVHFTVRCSKGTYIRKLCDDIGDRLGCGGYLSSLRRTASGEFALKDSIDMAGLRSISRSGLEGRLVKI; encoded by the coding sequence ATGTCTGACCCGGACGGCATACTGCTGGTGGATAAGCCCGTAGGCATGACCTCTCACGATATGATCGACCTTATACGGCGCAATTTCGGTATAAAAAAGGCTGGGCACGCGGGTACGCTGGACCCGGCTGCGACGGGCCTACTAGTGATACTGACGGGAAAGGCGACGAAACTCTCTTTGAAATTCATGAGCGGCGACAAAGAATATGAGGCGGTAATAACGCTGGGCAGGAAGACCGATTCGGGAGACGCTGAAGGAAAGGTATTGGCCGAGACCGCTTATGCGCACATAACCGCGGAGAAGATACGGGATGTATTCAAGGGTTTCGAAGGGGAGACAGGGCAGGTCCCTCCGATGTTCTCCGCGATACAGATCAAAGGCAAGAGGCTCTATCAGCTTGCAAGGAGAGGCGAAGAGGTGCCGCGCGAACCGCGAAATATAAATATAAAGGAGTTGAGGATAACCGTGATCGAATTGCCGCTGGTCCATTTTACCGTAAGGTGCTCAAAGGGGACATATATAAGGAAGTTGTGCGACGATATAGGCGACAGGCTCGGCTGCGGGGGGTATCTCTCAAGCCTGCGCCGCACCGCATCCGGCGAATTTGCGTTAAAGGATTCGATAGATATGGCCGGACTGAGATCGATCTCAAGGTCCGGATTGGAAGGGCGATTGGTTAAAATATGA